A genomic window from Vitis riparia cultivar Riparia Gloire de Montpellier isolate 1030 chromosome 16, EGFV_Vit.rip_1.0, whole genome shotgun sequence includes:
- the LOC117933266 gene encoding protein SRG1-like, producing MASSIPSSSFGTPPSILSIQELAKQPMATVPQIFLLEDQESPVLRENAALPDIPTIDMKRLIMSETTDFELDKLHSACKEWGFFQLVNHGVSSSLVENLKHEIVEFYKLPLEEKMKYKTPGDAEGYGPSIIRSEDQKLDWGDRFYMLTNPIHRRKPHLLPQLPPSLRDNLELYISESQKLAMRLLGLMAKAIKLDKREMEELFDDGKQAVRMTYYPPCPQSEMVMGIAPHSDATGITILLQVNEVDGLQIKKDGVWIPVNVFPDALVVNVGDILEIVSNGMYTSIEHRATVNSTKERISIAMFFSPKFSAEIGPAAGLITPQNPPVFKRIGMEKYYEDFFSRKLDGKSYLEHMKIKK from the exons ATGGCATCATCGATACCGTCTTCAAGCTTTGGCACTCCTCCTTCTATACTGAGTATTCAGGAGCTGGCCAAACAGCCCATGGCTACAGTGCCACAAATCTTTCTCTTGGAGGATCAGGAGAGTCCCGTTCTCCGAGAGAATGCTGCCCTGCCCGATATCCCCACCATCGACATGAAACGTTTGATTATGAGTGAAACCACAGATTTTGAACTAGACAAGTTGCACTCAGCTTGCAAAGAATGGGGCTTCTTTCAG TTGGTGAACCATGGAGTCAGTTCCTCCCTTGTGGAGAACCTGAAACATGAGATTGTAGAATTTTACAAGCTTCCCTTGGAAGAGAAGATGAAATATAAGACGCCAGGTGATGCTGAAGGATATGGGCCGTCTATAATCCGATCAGAAGATCAAAAACTTGACTGGGGTGATAGGTTTTACATGTTAACCAACCCTATTCATAGGAGGAAGCCACATCTATTGCCACAGCTCCCTCCATCACTAAG GGATAACTTGGAATTGTACATATCAGAGTCGCAGAAACTCGCCATGAGACTTCTAGGGTTGATGGCTAAAGCTATAAAGCTGGACAAGAGAGAAATGGAAGAGTTGTTTGATGATGGAAAGCAGGCAGTGAGGATGACTTACTATCCTCCATGTCCACAATCAGAGATGGTTATGGGCATTGCGCCTCACTCCGATGCTACAGGCATCACCATTCTTCTTCAAGTTAATGAAGTAGATGGCctccaaataaagaaagatgGGGTTTGGATTCCTGTAAACGTCTTCCCAGATGCACTTGTAGTTAATGTGGGAGACATTCTAGAG ATTGTGAGCAATGGGATGTATACTAGCATTGAGCATAGGGCAACTGTAAATAGTACAAAAGAGAGGATCTCTATTGCCATGTTTTTCAGCCCCAAATTTTCAGCTGAGATTGGACCCGCTGCTGGTTTGATAACTCCTCAAAACCCCCCAGTGTTCAAACGAATTGGCATGGAAAAATACTACGAAGATTTCTTCTCTCGCAAGCTGGATGGAAAATCTTACCTGGAGCATATGAAGATCAAAAAATGA
- the LOC117933848 gene encoding dynein light chain-like, translating to MERPESEGFGGRRRRPVKNEVPVRAQRPLRRTLSLPPAAKPPPPEVKLEAVAVDLNVRLRSADMSAAMQERAFRYARSLLDAHSDNVPTPTHLAMRLKKEFDALYGPAWHCIVGKSFGSFVTHSSGGFVYFSIDKLSFLLFKTEVRPIIKSPP from the exons ATGGAGAGACCAGAGTCAGAGGGCTTCGGAGGAAGAAGACGGAGACCGGTGAAGAACGAAGTCCCTGTCAGGGCGCAGCGCCCTCTCCGGCGCACGTTATCCCTGCCTCCAGCGGCGAAGCCTCCTCCTCCAGAGGTGAAGCTCGAGGCTGTGGCCGTTGATTTGAACGTGCGGTTGAGATCCGCCGACATGTCCGCTGCAATGCAAGAGCGTGCGTTCCGATACGCTAGATCCCTCCTCGATGCCCACTCCGATAACGTGCCTACTCCCACGCACCTAGCTATGCGTCTCAAGAAG GAATTTGATGCATTGTATGGCCCAGCATGGCATTGCATAGTTGGGAAGAGTTTTGGGTCATTTGTGACTCACTCATCCGGTGGATTTGTGTATTTCTCCATTGACAAACTCTCTTTCCTCCTCTTCAAGACCGAGGTTCGACCCATCATCAAGTCTCCTCCATAG